The Coffea eugenioides isolate CCC68of chromosome 8, Ceug_1.0, whole genome shotgun sequence genome has a segment encoding these proteins:
- the LOC113781097 gene encoding cytoplasmic 60S subunit biogenesis factor REI1 homolog 1-like isoform X1, which translates to MPGLTCNACNKEFQDEIEQKLHYKSEWHRYNLKRKIQFLQGLRTKTADTPNTNTPLSSSHSAVPLWATRHSSFPKSKANPSRRYHCFHHSPVGHFCHHHCRPSIEEPFSPSPSLLANVRLSYGRHFISSIGGGPREQVAGVPGVTEDLYLARQSALAEEKKNLNETPMLYSCGLCGKSYRSSKAHAQHLKSKSHSLRASQGVGNHEGANAIIKPFQPRIPNKLSQDNELDDEESEESEWEEVDPEEDLMGEATDSLTQLNMNEQNSMDEDEGSDPDQFFKELDPSCCFMCDLEHGTIESCMVHMHKWHGFYIPDVEYLKDPKGLLTYLGLKVRRDHMCLYCNDRCHPFGSLEAVRKHMEAKSHCKVHYGDGGDDEEAELEEFYDYSSSYLDADGKQLVVADDSQNRIEFGSGGSELIITRSNKGGMSTRVLGSREFLRYYRQKPRPMPATDVAITAALASRYRSMGLATVQSREHIVRMKVLKAMKRSGVEAMRSKIGMKSNVIRNLPKNVTH; encoded by the exons ATACAATTTCTCCAAGGACTAAGGACCAAGACAGCGGACACCCCTAACACAAACACGCCTCTTTCTTCTTCCCACTCGGCTGTTCCACTGTGGGCAACTCGGCATTCTTCTTTCCCCAAATCAAAAGCAAACCCTAGCCGCCGCTACCACTGTTTTCACCACTCACCAGTCGGCCACTTCTGCCACCACCACTGCCGTCCTTCAATTGAAGAGCCCTTCTCTCCGAGTCCCAGTTTGTTGGCCAACGTTAGACTCAGCTACGGTAGACATTTCATCAGCTCCATTGGTGGAGGGCCTCGCGAACAG GTTGCTGGAGTTCCTGGCGTGACAGAAGATCTGTATTTGGCTAGACAGTCTGCACTTGcagaagagaagaaaaacttAAATGAAACTCCAATGCTCTATAGTTGTGGTCTTTGTGGCAAAAGTTATAGAAGTTCCAAGGCACATGCTCAGCATCTAAAGTCTAAAAGTCACTCGCTACGAGCTTCCCAGGGAGTTGGAAATCACGAAGGTGCAAATGCTATTATCAAACCTTTCCAACCCCGAATTCCTAATAAGCTTTCCCAAGACAATGAGTTGGACGATGAAGAAAGTGAAGAGAGTGAATGGGAGGAGGTTGACCCAGAGGAAGACTTGATGGGTGAGGCCACTGATTCTCTGACGCAGCTAAATATGAATGAGCAAAATTCTATGGATGAGGATGAAGGTAGTGATCCAGATCAGTTTTTTAAGGAGTTGGACCCATCTTGTTGCTTTATGTGTGACTTAGAGCATGGTACAATAGAAAGCTGCATGGTTCACATGCACAAGTGGCATGGATTTTATATACCTGATGTTGAATATCTGAAGGACCCAAAAGGCCTGCTTACTTATCTTGGATTGAAG GTTAGAAGGGATCATATGTGTCTATATTGCAATGACAGATGCCATCCTTTTGGCAGTCTGGAAGCAGTTAGGAAGCACATGGAAGCAAAAAGTCATTGCAAAGTGCATTATGGTGATGGAGGAGATGATGAGGAAGCAGAATTAGAAGAGTTTTACGATTACAGCAGCAG TTACCTTGATGCTGATGGCAAGCAACTAGTTGTGGCAGATGATAGTCAAAACAGGATTGAATTTGGAAGTGGTGGATCTGAGCTCATAATAACCCGGAGTAACAAAGGGGGAATGTCAACAAGAGTACTTGGATCAAGGGAATTTCTACGATACTACCGCCAGAAACCACGTCCAATGCCTGCAACTGATGTTGCTATTACTGCTGCATTAGCTTCACG GTATAGGAGCATGGGTCTGGCAACGGTGCAGTCAAGAGAGCATATTGTGAGGATGAAGGTGTTGAAGGCCATGAAAAGGTCTGGCGTGGAGGCTATGCGTTCCAAGATTGGCATGAAGAGTAACGTCATCCGCAACCTTCCCAAGAATGTGACACATTAG
- the LOC113781097 gene encoding cytoplasmic 60S subunit biogenesis factor REI1 homolog 1-like isoform X2, whose product MPGLTCNACNKEFQDEIEQKLHYKSEWHRYNLKRKVAGVPGVTEDLYLARQSALAEEKKNLNETPMLYSCGLCGKSYRSSKAHAQHLKSKSHSLRASQGVGNHEGANAIIKPFQPRIPNKLSQDNELDDEESEESEWEEVDPEEDLMGEATDSLTQLNMNEQNSMDEDEGSDPDQFFKELDPSCCFMCDLEHGTIESCMVHMHKWHGFYIPDVEYLKDPKGLLTYLGLKVRRDHMCLYCNDRCHPFGSLEAVRKHMEAKSHCKVHYGDGGDDEEAELEEFYDYSSSYLDADGKQLVVADDSQNRIEFGSGGSELIITRSNKGGMSTRVLGSREFLRYYRQKPRPMPATDVAITAALASRYRSMGLATVQSREHIVRMKVLKAMKRSGVEAMRSKIGMKSNVIRNLPKNVTH is encoded by the exons GTTGCTGGAGTTCCTGGCGTGACAGAAGATCTGTATTTGGCTAGACAGTCTGCACTTGcagaagagaagaaaaacttAAATGAAACTCCAATGCTCTATAGTTGTGGTCTTTGTGGCAAAAGTTATAGAAGTTCCAAGGCACATGCTCAGCATCTAAAGTCTAAAAGTCACTCGCTACGAGCTTCCCAGGGAGTTGGAAATCACGAAGGTGCAAATGCTATTATCAAACCTTTCCAACCCCGAATTCCTAATAAGCTTTCCCAAGACAATGAGTTGGACGATGAAGAAAGTGAAGAGAGTGAATGGGAGGAGGTTGACCCAGAGGAAGACTTGATGGGTGAGGCCACTGATTCTCTGACGCAGCTAAATATGAATGAGCAAAATTCTATGGATGAGGATGAAGGTAGTGATCCAGATCAGTTTTTTAAGGAGTTGGACCCATCTTGTTGCTTTATGTGTGACTTAGAGCATGGTACAATAGAAAGCTGCATGGTTCACATGCACAAGTGGCATGGATTTTATATACCTGATGTTGAATATCTGAAGGACCCAAAAGGCCTGCTTACTTATCTTGGATTGAAG GTTAGAAGGGATCATATGTGTCTATATTGCAATGACAGATGCCATCCTTTTGGCAGTCTGGAAGCAGTTAGGAAGCACATGGAAGCAAAAAGTCATTGCAAAGTGCATTATGGTGATGGAGGAGATGATGAGGAAGCAGAATTAGAAGAGTTTTACGATTACAGCAGCAG TTACCTTGATGCTGATGGCAAGCAACTAGTTGTGGCAGATGATAGTCAAAACAGGATTGAATTTGGAAGTGGTGGATCTGAGCTCATAATAACCCGGAGTAACAAAGGGGGAATGTCAACAAGAGTACTTGGATCAAGGGAATTTCTACGATACTACCGCCAGAAACCACGTCCAATGCCTGCAACTGATGTTGCTATTACTGCTGCATTAGCTTCACG GTATAGGAGCATGGGTCTGGCAACGGTGCAGTCAAGAGAGCATATTGTGAGGATGAAGGTGTTGAAGGCCATGAAAAGGTCTGGCGTGGAGGCTATGCGTTCCAAGATTGGCATGAAGAGTAACGTCATCCGCAACCTTCCCAAGAATGTGACACATTAG